From the genome of Nocardia mangyaensis:
AGCAGCCGTCGTACCTTCTCCGAGAAAGACATGGTTCTACTTCGCTGATCGAGGGTTCGTTTCAGATCCACGATGGCAAGTCGATAGGCGACCGGATCGGAGAACCTGCATACCTCGTTGAGAGTGTCCGCCGGGACACCAAGGAATGACGTCGGAGCGTCGAAGAACAAACGCCCAGCTAGGGCATCCTCATTATCGGCTAGAAAGGTCGGCGCTGACCAGCTCAGATGGAGTGTCACGGTCGGCATATCGCCGGCCAGCATGTCGAGCAGGCGCAGGAGTGCCGACCCGCTATACGCGACGACCAGGCAGTTCAGCGCCGAATCGCCTGTGTGCGCGGCGAGCCCGACGGTGAGTCCCTCGTCACTTGGGTGGAACTGCGGACTGAGAGCCGTCGATATCAAAGGCAGATAGGTGAGCAGCTCCACGATCTCAGCTACCGAGCCTGCGCTGACCAGCGGAAAACTCAATGGGCCGAAGGACGTCAACTGAGCTTGTTCGGCGAACGCGAAGCCGAGCGAAGTTGCCTGGTCGACATCGAGTGCAGGGTAGACCTCGCGAAACCACCGTATCGGGGCCTGGATATTGCGTTGGATCAACGTCGTCTCGTCAATTCCTTCGCGAGCCATGATGTCGCGAAGCCGAGCGGCGGCGTCCGGGTCGAGCGCTTGGCTCTCGAGCAGTTGCACGAACATGAGCGGAGGCACGCCCTCGTCGTTGAGGTTCACCATGGTCTCTCTGAGCCGAATTCACAAATTTCTGACTCTGCCGAACATAGCCTCCGAACCCGTGTTCGACAACACTTGGACCAAGTCACATTGAGGACAACGCATCGAGGAGTTGGCTATGGCAGTTGTCACCTTTGTCTCCCACGACGGCGAGAAGCACGAGGCGCCGATCGAGGAAGACCAGTCGCTGATGCAGGTCGCGACCAACAACGCTGTGCCCGGCGTCGACGGGGACTGCGGAGGCGAAGCTGCCTGCGGCACCTGCCATGTGGTTGTCGATCCGCAGTGGATCGAGCAGGTCGGACGTTCCGGCGCCGATGAGGAGGAGATGCTCGCGATGAACCCCGAGCGCCAGCCGACCTCCCGGCTGTCGTGCCAGATGATGGCGTCGACGGCCTGGGACGGCTTGATCGTCCACCTACCCGAGTTCCAGATGTAACGGCGAGAAACGGATACGACGCGATGAAGATTCCCGGAGCAATCACCGCCAAGGTTCAGTCGACCATCCCGATGGATCTACAGATCCAGGGTGCACACCTATATGACAAGACTCGCCGATGGATGACCGGAACGAACGGGGAGAAGCTCTTCGTCGAGAGGCCCATCCCGCCAGTCGAAGAAGTCGCGCTCGCCGACATCGACCTCAGCAACCCTTTCCTGTACCGCCAGGGCCGCTGGCAGTCCTACTTCGCGCGCCTGCGAAACGAGGCTCCGGTCCACTATCAGCCCAACAGTCAGTTCGGTCCGTTCTGGTCCGTCACACGGCATGCTGACATCGTGGCCGTCGACAAGAACCACGAACTCTTCTCCGCTGAGCCGTTCATCGTTATCGGGGCTCCGCCCCGTTTCCTCGATATCGAGATGTTCATCGCGATGGACCCGCCACGACACGACGCACAGCGGGCCGCTGTTCAAGGCGTGGTCGCGCCGAAGAACCTGCGCGAGA
Proteins encoded in this window:
- a CDS encoding helix-turn-helix domain-containing protein, whose protein sequence is MNLNDEGVPPLMFVQLLESQALDPDAAARLRDIMAREGIDETTLIQRNIQAPIRWFREVYPALDVDQATSLGFAFAEQAQLTSFGPLSFPLVSAGSVAEIVELLTYLPLISTALSPQFHPSDEGLTVGLAAHTGDSALNCLVVAYSGSALLRLLDMLAGDMPTVTLHLSWSAPTFLADNEDALAGRLFFDAPTSFLGVPADTLNEVCRFSDPVAYRLAIVDLKRTLDQRSRTMSFSEKVRRLLEEDPGKRSKDWVAHELSISTSTLKRRLSEEGTTFRELRESFLRDRAMLRLLDRSMSVSEIAADLGYSDLANFSHAFKRWTGRSPSEFRHE
- a CDS encoding 2Fe-2S iron-sulfur cluster-binding protein, which encodes MAVVTFVSHDGEKHEAPIEEDQSLMQVATNNAVPGVDGDCGGEAACGTCHVVVDPQWIEQVGRSGADEEEMLAMNPERQPTSRLSCQMMASTAWDGLIVHLPEFQM